Genomic DNA from bacterium:
TGGTGCCCACTTCCGTCTCGACTATGCAGCCGCCCTTTGAGATCGCCTCGTCCTCGCGGAATGAAAGCCTCTTCGTGCGATCGAGGACCTCGCGGAAGTCGTGGTCCGATTCCATCAGCGACTTGTAGTCCTCCGGGTTCACGCGCACCGTTATCCGATCTCCCAGGCTGCGCTCGAGCGCCTGGCGCACGACGCTCCTTATCATCTCCGGATTCTCGCGCACCATCCTGCCCACGATCTTCTCCGCGATATCGAGCACGAGGTTCACGACGTCGGATTCGGCGTTGGTGTAGAATTCCTCCCTCAGCCGCTCGACCGCCATGAGCTTCTCGGTGACCTGGGCCAGGCCCTTGGTCTCCCCCTCGGCGTATCCGCGTTTCACCTCCTGCGCCGCCTTGGCCCTGGCCTCTGCGAGCACGACCTCGGCTTCCTTCCTCACCCTGCCGGCCTCGCCATCGGCCTTCTCGAGGATCTTCGCAGCCTCCTCGCCCGCGTCCATGACGCGCCTGTGAACGATGCCTCCGCTGTCAGGCAACATCTCGGCGCCGGGCCGCGTCCTGGCCTGCTCGCCCACCTTTGCCTTCACATCGCCCTTCTTCAGTATCTTTCCCGCCATCGATGACCTCGTTGTTCAAATCTTCATTGATATCGTCTCTTCGTCCCATTTTTCCGAGAGCCTGCCCTCTTCGTCAGGCCTATAGTCGGGGTGGAACTTGCGCCATTCCGGGTTGATCCGGCCGTCCTCCGCGAGCTGCGCCACCAGGCCTTCCACGATCCCGCGCCTCTGCGCCGCGACTGCCGGGTTTTGATTCTTGCGGCGTTCGTCGATGAAGCGCTTGAGCAGATACGCCTCGAGCGGCGCGAGCTTCTGCCGCAGGAGCTTTGCTGAATTATCGTGCTCTGCGCCGAAGCAGGAGGCCAGCGCAGCCAGCCCCACGGAGGAGAGCATCTTCTCCGAGCCCTCGTGGCGCCCCTCGATCTCGAGCAGGTTGTAGCGCGCCTGTCTGTGCAGCTCCGACGATACGCCTTCGAGGTGCTTCATCCTCTTCTGCAGGCGCTTCGCGTCCTTGAGGTCGAGCCTGTTGAAGACCATGTGCAACGCGCGGTTCTCCATGCCGGCAAGCGCGATCGACATCTCATAGAGCCCCAGCTCCCGGATGAGCTCGGAGAGCTCCTCGGACTTGAGGTAATACAGGTGCTCGAAACCCGGGTGCGTGACCGAGCGCGTGACCCTCATCGGCAGGAACCCGGCCTCGAAGCGGCGCCTGATCAGCTCCAGGACCTCCGGCTTCACCGCGAACGACTCCATGATGTTGGGCACGCACTCGCGCAGCATGGGCGGCAGGTTCTTGAGAAGATACCTCACGTGGCCGGACGGGAGCGCTCGCAGGATGAGGCCGACGACCCGGGGCGTCTCGCCCTTCAAATGCTCGAGGATCCACGCGGGGTGCACCTCGGCCAGGGAGCTGAAGTGCTCCGACGCGGCCATCTGGGCGATCAGGCTGTCCATGGCGACATCGCCCGATGGGTCGGAGACATAGAGGTCGACCACTGATTTCGCGGACTGAGCCTCCCCCGAACCGAGATATTCGAGCAAGACCGCGGCCTCGTCGCCCACCCCCCTGACCGCCAGGGCCGCGAACATCCTCTGCCTTATGTTTGAACCAGTGGCCATAATAACCATGACAATAAAAAAGAGGGGATGCCTGGCATCCCCCTGTATCTCCCCTGATGGGACGCGCTGCCTCACCATTATAGCGCGCCCGTTTTTTTATACAACCTTACTGGACCTGCGTGTTGAGAACCGATTTCAGCGCTGAGACGCCCTGTTCGGCGACCTTTACCGTGAGTTCGGTCATCTGGGCGAAGTGGAACACATGAGCCTGGATGACGAGGAGCTCCTGGTTGGAGAACTTCTTGCCGCTGTAGAGGATGTGGTTCACAAGGCCGTCCATCTGCATCTGGCCCTTGTTGACCTCGCCCAGCATGTCCAGAACCTTCTCCGAGGCCTCGGGACTGGAGGTCTGGGAGACGTCGATCTCCGGCGTATAGGAGACCTCGCCGGCCTCCATGGTCTGCATCTGGCTGGTGGGCGTAACGTCGTTGTTCATCATGCCCATGGAGTCCGCGAATTCCGTGCCGCTGTTCATCTGCTCGGCCAGCACGTCCTTGAACGGGCTGCCCTGTTCAGAGATCTTCGACATACCCTCGGAATTGGTCACCGCCTTGCCGAGGGCGCTGGAATTCAGCTGAGAGACTACCGCTTCAATAGCCATTGTCTACTCCTCCTCACCATCGTTATCGTCAGGTTTCGACGTCGCGCGATTTCTTATCCTCTTGAAGAGCAGCGAGAGCGCGCGAGCGTGCAGACGCGAGGTCCACGACTTTGAAAGCCCCAGCTTCGTGCCGACCTCTTCGAGCGTCCTATTCTGAAAATAATACATCATGATCAGAAGCTTCTCCTTCTCGGGGAGCGTGCTGATTGCATCCCGCATATGCCGCCTGACCTGCATGAACTCGGTTCGCTGCTCGACGTTGCCAGACTCCGTATCCTCGACGTCCATATCCTCTGTAGCATCCAGAGATATGATGTATATCGAAGCAAGGCTGTTGACCGTTTCGGCGACCGAGTTGTCCTCGACCTTCTCGTGGGCGTTGCGCTGATTTGCGTTCTCTGCGGCGTTTCCCAGCGAGCGGTTCTGAAGGTATTCGTTGGCCGCCTCTTCGAACTTGATCCTCGCGTAAAGCGTTCTGGGAAGCCAGCCGCTGCGGCGGAGTCCGTCGTAAATCGCACCCTTGATGCGGTAATAAGCAAAGGTTCGGAAATCGACTTCCTGGTTGGTGTCAAAGCGCTTTGCAGCCTCCAGAAGTCCCAGCCTCGCGTTGCAGAGCACTTCATCATAATCGACCGCTGCCGAGAGGCTCTGGCAAACCCTGCTGGCGATCGACGCGGCGTAGGGCATGTACTGGCTGATGAGGCCATCTCTGGTCTTGACTGCGCTGGCCTCTTTCTTTGTGAGTATCGTGCCATCTATCGCCCTTACCTTTGCCCCAGCGGCCGCTTTGACGGCCTCTGCCTTTGCCTTTGCACGCGCCTGGGCGGCTATCTCGCCCTTTGTCGGCTTTATCGCCTTTTTTACCGCTACCTTTGACATCTTGCCTCCCCCTGTGGTCGCATATGCGCGTAAGGCGACCCGTTCGCACAGATAAGATGCAGAATCCGTGCCACGTTTTCTGAAGATGGCCGTACGGCTAACCAGTTGATTTATCGTATCTTAAGGTCAGACGGAGCAAATGGACATGGTGATAAAGGTCGCAGAATCGAGTCAAATCGGGGTCTTGAAACCCCAATAAAAAAGGCGCCCGAGAAGAGCGCCTATGGTTATCATCATATTGATTGATTCTTAAGCAGGGGCCTTGCCGGTGAACTCCATGACCTCTTTGAGCAGGGCCTCAGCTGCGCTATAGGCGTTCTTGCCATACACCGAGATCACCTCATCCTTGCAACCCTCCAGCGCCCTCATGAATGATGCCCTTTGGGCAGGGGTCATGTCGCGGTACATATCGCCCCTGGCCGCAAAGAGCGGATTGCCGGAGAGCCTCACCTGGGGGGCATGGGGCTTGGAATCCTTTTCAAATGCAACTGCAGGTTTACCGACGGATGCCGACTCCACAGGGGTAAGTCCCTTGAGCTCCGCGGTCCTGTTTACGACCTTTGTATCGACAACCCTTACCATCCGTCCCTCCGAATTAAAGGCCCTGGGCCATGCTTGTCATCGAGTTACCCCTCGCCCCCAGCACCTGCATCACCTGCTGATCCCTTGCAGACATATCGAAGGAGGCCGGCTGCGCCGCCATGCCCTCGATCTCCAGCCCTGGAAACGCGGCCTGCTGCGGCCTCTCGCGCTGCATCTTCTCTGCAGCGTTCGCGTACGCCTTCTGCTGTACCTGGTCGCCGATCGAGCCCACGCCGTACATGCCGGCTGCCGCCAGCGCGGCGGGCGGGAATATGAACGACAGCGGCATAGCTACGCCGCCCAGGATCTTGCCCACCCCTGAGAGAAAGCGGCCGAACGCACCGGGCTTCTTCTGCTCGCGCACATTGGGATCGACACCCTGGACCATGCGCATCTCGTATCTCACCATATCCGGCTGTATCGTATTCAAAGACATAATTACCTCGTCGTTCTGATAAAACCCCTCTCACCTATATTATCGGGCAGAGACAACCCCGAAGTTGCTTCCCGGACCAAAAATATCTCACCAAATTATCTTATAATATCAACTGGTTATCATGAACTCACGGATTTTATAATTCATCCTCGGGCGGTCCCTCTTCGAGCCTCGGCGGCCCCTCCTCCATGACCTCCCCGTCTATCGCAGGGTGGTCCCCAGCAGGGCCCTTGAGCGCCGCCAGCGTGCGGCGCATGCGCGCCCCCTGCACGATCACAACGATGAGCGCCATGGAGAGCAAGACGAGCACGAAAAAAAAGACGAGGACATAGGCCTTGAGCTTGTCCTTTGATTCCGCGTCGAGCTTGAGTCCGATCAGCTCGTGTTCGACCGCCGGTGCCAACACCGGCGACATCGCAGCCCCCGGCGTTTCGCCGGGCATGGTCATGACGTCGCCCGACTTCGCCTTGCCCGAGGAAGACAGGTAATTGATCATGACCGTGACGTCGCGCGGGTTGAGGCCCTCGACCGCGTTGGCGATAAACTGCTGCATCTTCGCCTCAGTGATCGGCGTGAGGCCGGACTCGTCCGGCTTCACGCGGATCACGGCGGATGCGGTCGGCCTCTGCTGATGCTCCTGATCGGCGCTCGCGAACTCGTCCTTGGTCGGCACGTTGAGCACCACGTCAACATCCACGACCTGCGGGATGCGCCTGAGCGAGTTTATGATCTCGCCCTTGAGCGCCAGCAGATACCGCGCCTTCTGCTCGTCGGGCGTGGGGATGAGCCCCTTCTCCTTATAGACCCCGGTCAACCCCAACTCCTTGCGACGCGGCAGGTTGTGCTGCAGGAGGAGAGAGCGCGCGCGGACCATGTCGCTCTCAGACACCTCGATCGAGTAGGAGATCTCGTTCTGGACGGTCGTCTTCTTCTTGACCGCTTTTATGTTGTTCTCTGAGAGCAACACCAGCATCTCGTTCGCGTCCTCCTCCGAGAGGTTCTGGTAGAGCTCGATCCTGCTGCAGGCTGCGAGCAGGAACACGCAGATCGCAATTGCAAAACACGCGCGCATAAGATGATCGGTCTTCATTTTCACCCCTTCTTCGCCTTCAGCGGCTTGGGCTCGAACCCGGCCTTGATCGCGTCCAAAAGCGCGTTTGCGAACTGCCCCGCCCCGCCCCTGTCCGCCTTCGAGACTTCCTTGAGCAGCGCCAAACCCTCGCTCTTCTTGCCCGCGAATATGAGCGCCTCGCCTAGGTACACCTTCGCGAACACGCTCTTCGGGTCTATCGCGAGGGCGCTCTCGTAGCGCTTCATGGCTTGCGACACGCGGTTCTCGCAGAAATCCACATTCCCCAGGGCCACCAGCGGCACGTCGCTGTCAGGCGCAAGCACGCATAAGCCTTCGAAGACCGCCCTGGCCTCCTTGAAGCGGCGCATGCCGAGGTACACATAGCCCGCCTCCATCATGACCGTGA
This window encodes:
- a CDS encoding tetratricopeptide repeat protein, which codes for MIEMDQKHLTVMMEAGYVYLGMRRFKEARAVFEGLCVLAPDSDVPLVALGNVDFCENRVSQAMKRYESALAIDPKSVFAKVYLGEALIFAGKKSEGLALLKEVSKADRGGAGQFANALLDAIKAGFEPKPLKAKKG
- the sctL gene encoding type III secretion system stator protein SctL — protein: MAGKILKKGDVKAKVGEQARTRPGAEMLPDSGGIVHRRVMDAGEEAAKILEKADGEAGRVRKEAEVVLAEARAKAAQEVKRGYAEGETKGLAQVTEKLMAVERLREEFYTNAESDVVNLVLDIAEKIVGRMVRENPEMIRSVVRQALERSLGDRITVRVNPEDYKSLMESDHDFREVLDRTKRLSFREDEAISKGGCIVETEVGTIDGQLETQMAAIKKALMA
- a CDS encoding sigma-70 family RNA polymerase sigma factor — translated: MSKVAVKKAIKPTKGEIAAQARAKAKAEAVKAAAGAKVRAIDGTILTKKEASAVKTRDGLISQYMPYAASIASRVCQSLSAAVDYDEVLCNARLGLLEAAKRFDTNQEVDFRTFAYYRIKGAIYDGLRRSGWLPRTLYARIKFEEAANEYLQNRSLGNAAENANQRNAHEKVEDNSVAETVNSLASIYIISLDATEDMDVEDTESGNVEQRTEFMQVRRHMRDAISTLPEKEKLLIMMYYFQNRTLEEVGTKLGLSKSWTSRLHARALSLLFKRIRNRATSKPDDNDGEEE